A section of the Labrus mixtus chromosome 15, fLabMix1.1, whole genome shotgun sequence genome encodes:
- the csf1b gene encoding macrophage colony-stimulating factor 1b isoform X2: MTILVSNLIQSKAKVKCLCVLMFLSFPLTMAEVPGPCRHSITREHLLTVRHLMDNQLRSGCTITYTFTERRSLSKCCFVKAALPWILELLTTHFKYNRGSVNDGYVQSLRALILNIYSQKCVPQINEEVEDKPESFEMLYRGSPSEALQRASEVLSAYWELVTTSDAPVDWHCQQEYTETFGSTTELFTESPTEHFTASYGINAEKASHRRSDRDLYKLGFIIASICGGLLFILTLYCLITQKKTLNPHRSISYTNSSRDLQDIEMEPQ, translated from the exons ATGACCATCCTTGTGTCAAACCTGATTCAGAGCAAAGCTAAG gtaaagtgtctgtgtgtgcttatgTTCCTGAGCTTCCCTCTGACTATGGCTGAGGTCCCTGGTCCATGCAGACACTCCATCACTAGGGAGCACCTGCTGACAGTCAGGCATCTG ATGGATAACCAGTTAAGAAGCGGGTGCACCatcacctacacattcacagaaCGGAGGAGTTTG AGCAAATGTTGCTTTGTTAAAGCTGCTTTACCGTGGATCCTGGAGCTCCTAACCACCCACTTCAAATATAATCGAGGATCAGTCAATGACGGCTACGTTCAGTCCCTGAGGGCCCTCATCCTCAACATTTACTCTCAGAAATGTGTCCCTCAGATTAATGAGGAGGTTGAG GATAAGCCAGAAAGTTTTGAGATGCTGTATAGAGGGTCTCCGTCCGAGGCACTGCAGAGGGCGTCAGAGGTGTTGTCTGCCTACTGGGAACTAGTGACGACCAGTGATGCACCAGTCGATTGGCACTGCCAGCAAGAATACACAGAAACCTTTGGTTCAACGACAGAGCTGTTTACAGAGTCACCAACAGAACATTTTACCG CCAGTTATGGTATCAACGCAGAGAAGGCCTCACACAGGAGATCAGACAGAGACCTGTACAAGCTTGGCTTCATCATTGCCTCCATCTGCGGAGGActgctcttcatcctcacactctactgtctcatCACACAAAAG AAAACTCTCAACCCACATAGATCAATATCATACACAAACTCAAG CAGAGACCTCCAGGACATAGAGATGGAGCCACAATAA
- the csf1b gene encoding macrophage colony-stimulating factor 1b isoform X1, protein MTILVSNLIQSKAKLQVKCLCVLMFLSFPLTMAEVPGPCRHSITREHLLTVRHLMDNQLRSGCTITYTFTERRSLSKCCFVKAALPWILELLTTHFKYNRGSVNDGYVQSLRALILNIYSQKCVPQINEEVEDKPESFEMLYRGSPSEALQRASEVLSAYWELVTTSDAPVDWHCQQEYTETFGSTTELFTESPTEHFTASYGINAEKASHRRSDRDLYKLGFIIASICGGLLFILTLYCLITQKKTLNPHRSISYTNSSRDLQDIEMEPQ, encoded by the exons ATGACCATCCTTGTGTCAAACCTGATTCAGAGCAAAGCTAAG TTGCAGgtaaagtgtctgtgtgtgcttatgTTCCTGAGCTTCCCTCTGACTATGGCTGAGGTCCCTGGTCCATGCAGACACTCCATCACTAGGGAGCACCTGCTGACAGTCAGGCATCTG ATGGATAACCAGTTAAGAAGCGGGTGCACCatcacctacacattcacagaaCGGAGGAGTTTG AGCAAATGTTGCTTTGTTAAAGCTGCTTTACCGTGGATCCTGGAGCTCCTAACCACCCACTTCAAATATAATCGAGGATCAGTCAATGACGGCTACGTTCAGTCCCTGAGGGCCCTCATCCTCAACATTTACTCTCAGAAATGTGTCCCTCAGATTAATGAGGAGGTTGAG GATAAGCCAGAAAGTTTTGAGATGCTGTATAGAGGGTCTCCGTCCGAGGCACTGCAGAGGGCGTCAGAGGTGTTGTCTGCCTACTGGGAACTAGTGACGACCAGTGATGCACCAGTCGATTGGCACTGCCAGCAAGAATACACAGAAACCTTTGGTTCAACGACAGAGCTGTTTACAGAGTCACCAACAGAACATTTTACCG CCAGTTATGGTATCAACGCAGAGAAGGCCTCACACAGGAGATCAGACAGAGACCTGTACAAGCTTGGCTTCATCATTGCCTCCATCTGCGGAGGActgctcttcatcctcacactctactgtctcatCACACAAAAG AAAACTCTCAACCCACATAGATCAATATCATACACAAACTCAAG CAGAGACCTCCAGGACATAGAGATGGAGCCACAATAA
- the csf1b gene encoding macrophage colony-stimulating factor 1b isoform X3: MTILVSNLIQSKAKLQVKCLCVLMFLSFPLTMAEVPGPCRHSITREHLLTVRHLMDNQLRSGCTITYTFTERRSLSKCCFVKAALPWILELLTTHFKYNRGSVNDGYVQSLRALILNIYSQKCVPQINEEVEDKPESFEMLYRGSPSEALQRASEVLSAYWELVTTSDAPVDWHCQQEYTETFGSTTELFTESPTEHFTVMVSTQRRPHTGDQTETCTSLASSLPPSAEDCSSSSHSTVSSHKRKLSTHIDQYHTQTQAETSRT; the protein is encoded by the exons ATGACCATCCTTGTGTCAAACCTGATTCAGAGCAAAGCTAAG TTGCAGgtaaagtgtctgtgtgtgcttatgTTCCTGAGCTTCCCTCTGACTATGGCTGAGGTCCCTGGTCCATGCAGACACTCCATCACTAGGGAGCACCTGCTGACAGTCAGGCATCTG ATGGATAACCAGTTAAGAAGCGGGTGCACCatcacctacacattcacagaaCGGAGGAGTTTG AGCAAATGTTGCTTTGTTAAAGCTGCTTTACCGTGGATCCTGGAGCTCCTAACCACCCACTTCAAATATAATCGAGGATCAGTCAATGACGGCTACGTTCAGTCCCTGAGGGCCCTCATCCTCAACATTTACTCTCAGAAATGTGTCCCTCAGATTAATGAGGAGGTTGAG GATAAGCCAGAAAGTTTTGAGATGCTGTATAGAGGGTCTCCGTCCGAGGCACTGCAGAGGGCGTCAGAGGTGTTGTCTGCCTACTGGGAACTAGTGACGACCAGTGATGCACCAGTCGATTGGCACTGCCAGCAAGAATACACAGAAACCTTTGGTTCAACGACAGAGCTGTTTACAGAGTCACCAACAGAACATTTTACCG TTATGGTATCAACGCAGAGAAGGCCTCACACAGGAGATCAGACAGAGACCTGTACAAGCTTGGCTTCATCATTGCCTCCATCTGCGGAGGActgctcttcatcctcacactctactgtctcatCACACAAAAG AAAACTCTCAACCCACATAGATCAATATCATACACAAACTCAAG CAGAGACCTCCAGGACATAG
- the csf1b gene encoding macrophage colony-stimulating factor 1b isoform X4, producing MFLSFPLTMAEVPGPCRHSITREHLLTVRHLMDNQLRSGCTITYTFTERRSLSKCCFVKAALPWILELLTTHFKYNRGSVNDGYVQSLRALILNIYSQKCVPQINEEVEDKPESFEMLYRGSPSEALQRASEVLSAYWELVTTSDAPVDWHCQQEYTETFGSTTELFTESPTEHFTASYGINAEKASHRRSDRDLYKLGFIIASICGGLLFILTLYCLITQKKTLNPHRSISYTNSSRDLQDIEMEPQ from the exons atgTTCCTGAGCTTCCCTCTGACTATGGCTGAGGTCCCTGGTCCATGCAGACACTCCATCACTAGGGAGCACCTGCTGACAGTCAGGCATCTG ATGGATAACCAGTTAAGAAGCGGGTGCACCatcacctacacattcacagaaCGGAGGAGTTTG AGCAAATGTTGCTTTGTTAAAGCTGCTTTACCGTGGATCCTGGAGCTCCTAACCACCCACTTCAAATATAATCGAGGATCAGTCAATGACGGCTACGTTCAGTCCCTGAGGGCCCTCATCCTCAACATTTACTCTCAGAAATGTGTCCCTCAGATTAATGAGGAGGTTGAG GATAAGCCAGAAAGTTTTGAGATGCTGTATAGAGGGTCTCCGTCCGAGGCACTGCAGAGGGCGTCAGAGGTGTTGTCTGCCTACTGGGAACTAGTGACGACCAGTGATGCACCAGTCGATTGGCACTGCCAGCAAGAATACACAGAAACCTTTGGTTCAACGACAGAGCTGTTTACAGAGTCACCAACAGAACATTTTACCG CCAGTTATGGTATCAACGCAGAGAAGGCCTCACACAGGAGATCAGACAGAGACCTGTACAAGCTTGGCTTCATCATTGCCTCCATCTGCGGAGGActgctcttcatcctcacactctactgtctcatCACACAAAAG AAAACTCTCAACCCACATAGATCAATATCATACACAAACTCAAG CAGAGACCTCCAGGACATAGAGATGGAGCCACAATAA